From Lonchura striata isolate bLonStr1 chromosome 3, bLonStr1.mat, whole genome shotgun sequence, one genomic window encodes:
- the CCDC28A gene encoding coiled-coil domain-containing protein 28A isoform X1 encodes MEERKIKRRSPKSSSSHSAQVANSKKSSVPVSKSTAFSNPAPQPAVQKPKLKRVIKEKAKPPGGEAKGAQAAPIQHSFLTDVSDVQEMERGLLSLLNDFHSGKLQAFGNECSIEQMEHVRSMQEKLARLNLELYGEMEELPEDKRKLASDSNLDRLLSDLEELNSSIQKLHLADAQDIPNGTTG; translated from the exons ATGGAAGAAAGGAAGATCAAGAGGAGGAGCCCCAAATCATCTTCCAGTCACTCTGCTCAGGTTGCTAACTCCAAGAAAAGCTCAGTGCCAGTCAGTAAAAGTACAGCCTTTTCcaaccctgccccacagcctgcCGTACAAAAACCAAAGTTAAAACG cgtAATCAAAGAGAAAGCCAAACCTCCAGGAGGTGAAGCAAAAGGGGCACAGGCAGCACCAATCCAGCATTCTTTTCTCACAGATGTATCAGATGTCCAGGAAATGGAAAGGGGACTTCTGAGTCTCTTGAATGACTTCCACTCTGGCAAACTTCAGGCATTTG GAAATGAATGTTCCATAGAGCAGATGGAGCATGTGCGGAGCATGCAGGAGAAACTTGCTCGCCTCAATCTGGAGCTCTATGGGGAGATGGAAGAACTCCCTGAAGATAAAAGAAAACTAGCCAGTGATTCCAACCTGGATAGACTGCTGTCAGAT CTAGAAGAACTAAATTCATCTAT CCAAAAACTACATTTAGCCGATGCTCAAGATATTCCAAATGGTACCACAGGTTGA
- the CCDC28A gene encoding coiled-coil domain-containing protein 28A isoform X3: MEERKIKRRSPKSSSSHSAQVANSKKSSVPVSKSTAFSNPAPQPAVQKPKLKRVIKEKAKPPGGEAKGAQAAPIQHSFLTDVSDVQEMERGLLSLLNDFHSGKLQAFGNECSIEQMEHVRSMQEKLARLNLELYGEMEELPEDKRKLASDSNLDRLLSDENIKGV; encoded by the exons ATGGAAGAAAGGAAGATCAAGAGGAGGAGCCCCAAATCATCTTCCAGTCACTCTGCTCAGGTTGCTAACTCCAAGAAAAGCTCAGTGCCAGTCAGTAAAAGTACAGCCTTTTCcaaccctgccccacagcctgcCGTACAAAAACCAAAGTTAAAACG cgtAATCAAAGAGAAAGCCAAACCTCCAGGAGGTGAAGCAAAAGGGGCACAGGCAGCACCAATCCAGCATTCTTTTCTCACAGATGTATCAGATGTCCAGGAAATGGAAAGGGGACTTCTGAGTCTCTTGAATGACTTCCACTCTGGCAAACTTCAGGCATTTG GAAATGAATGTTCCATAGAGCAGATGGAGCATGTGCGGAGCATGCAGGAGAAACTTGCTCGCCTCAATCTGGAGCTCTATGGGGAGATGGAAGAACTCCCTGAAGATAAAAGAAAACTAGCCAGTGATTCCAACCTGGATAGACTGCTGTCAGAT GAGAATATAAAAGGAGTATAG
- the CCDC28A gene encoding coiled-coil domain-containing protein 28A isoform X2: MEERKIKRRSPKSSSSHSAQVANSKKSSVPVSKSTAFSNPAPQPAVQKPKLKRVIKEKAKPPGGEAKGAQAAPIQHSFLTDVSDVQEMERGLLSLLNDFHSGKLQAFGNECSIEQMEHVRSMQEKLARLNLELYGEMEELPEDKRKLASDSNLDRLLSDVVFFIW, from the exons ATGGAAGAAAGGAAGATCAAGAGGAGGAGCCCCAAATCATCTTCCAGTCACTCTGCTCAGGTTGCTAACTCCAAGAAAAGCTCAGTGCCAGTCAGTAAAAGTACAGCCTTTTCcaaccctgccccacagcctgcCGTACAAAAACCAAAGTTAAAACG cgtAATCAAAGAGAAAGCCAAACCTCCAGGAGGTGAAGCAAAAGGGGCACAGGCAGCACCAATCCAGCATTCTTTTCTCACAGATGTATCAGATGTCCAGGAAATGGAAAGGGGACTTCTGAGTCTCTTGAATGACTTCCACTCTGGCAAACTTCAGGCATTTG GAAATGAATGTTCCATAGAGCAGATGGAGCATGTGCGGAGCATGCAGGAGAAACTTGCTCGCCTCAATCTGGAGCTCTATGGGGAGATGGAAGAACTCCCTGAAGATAAAAGAAAACTAGCCAGTGATTCCAACCTGGATAGACTGCTGTCAGAT GTTGTTTTTTTCATCTGGTGA